From one Rosa rugosa chromosome 4, drRosRugo1.1, whole genome shotgun sequence genomic stretch:
- the LOC133707124 gene encoding myb-related protein 306-like, with protein sequence MGRPPCCDKVGVKKGPWTPEEDIILVSYIQEHGPGNWRSVPTNTGLMRCSKSCRLRWTNYLRPGIKRGNFTDHEEKMIIHLQALLGNRWAAIASYLPQRTDNDIKNYWNTHLKKKLRKLQTGTAEDGISGNSQQPISKGQWERRLQTDIHMAKQALCEALSLDKPSHDHHHVPDLKPSLSNINGTTSTTTRPHQASTYASNTENIARLLENWMKSSPKVRTNSSDDHQTQIHHQNMLNNGSSSSTTDGAHSGTTSTPDHHEHHGFDSLFSSFNSSTLSDNASTHLSAENNHRQTSTTTTNNNTGLMMFQDESKPDLEAAAGAAAAVDQVPLTLLEKWLFDDATAHQAHDQDMLF encoded by the exons ATGGGAAGACCACCTTGCTGTGACAAAGTTGGAGTGAAAAAAGGGCCATGGACGCCGGAGGAAGACATCATCTTGGTGTCGTACATTCAAGAACACGGCCCTGGGAATTGGAGATCAGTTCCTACCAACACAG GTTTGATGAGATGCAGTAAGAGCTGCCGGCTTAGATGGACTAATTATCTCCGGCCGGGCATCAAACGCGGTAACTTCACCGACCATGAGGAGAAGATGATCATCCACCTCCAAGCTCTTCTAGGCAATAG ATGGGCTGCCATAGCTTCCTACCTTCCTCAGAGAACAGACAATGATATAAAGAATTACTGGAACACCCACCTGAAGAAGAAACTCAGAAAGCTCCAGACAGGTACTGCTGAAGACGGTATTTCAGGTAATTCACAGCAGCCAATTTCAAAGGGTCAGTGGGAGAGAAGGCTCCAAACAGACATTCACATGGCCAAACAAGCCCTTTGTGAGGCTCTCTCCCTTGACAAACCAAGTCATGATCATCACCATGTGCCAGACTTAAAGCCCTCACTCTCCAATATTAATGGCACTACTAGTACTACTACTAGACCTCACCAAGCATCCACATACGCGTCCAACACCGAAAACATTGCTCGATTGCTCGAAAACTGGATGAAAAGTTCACCAAAAGTTCGAACAAACTCCTCGGATGATCATCAAACCCAGATTCATCATCAGAATATGCTCAACAATGGTTCCAGTTCTAGTACTACCGACGGGGCACACAGTGGGACAACATCTACACCGGACCATCATGAACACCATGGTTTTGATTCCTTGTTTAGTAGCTTCAACTCATCCACATTATCCGATAATGCGTCGACTCATTTATCAGCAGAAAATAATCATCGTCAAActagtactactactactaATAATAATACTGGTCTCATGATGTTCCAAGACGAAAGCAAGCCTGATTTAGAGGCGGCCGCgggagcagcagcagcagtagaTCAAGTGCCTCTCACATTGCTGGAGAAGTGGCTCTTTGATGACGCTACTGCACATCAAGCTCATGATCAAGACATGCTGTTTTAA
- the LOC133744135 gene encoding uncharacterized protein LOC133744135 produces the protein MAFSAAFYTCSRPSLILSCRTHKPNFSQTSCFHRTLTVRASTTLDYSKLSVDDKASAPSKTNSWQWKFKDNSINIYYEEYEKERKGPCKNILMIPTISDVSTVEEWRAVASNIVQQVGNVNWRATIVDWPGLGYSDRPKMDYTADVMEKFLVDFINSVDGPLSGSENDLVVFGGGHAATLTIRAAKRGAVKPKAIAAIAPTWAGPLPIVFGRDSSMETRYGLLRGTLRAPALGWMMYNMLVSNEKSIESQYKSHVYSNPDNVTPGIIESRYALTKRKGARYAPAAFLTGLLDAVQSREEFLELFADMANKKIPVVVVSTKGSPKRSKAEMEALREAKGVSKFVEVPGALLPQEEYPAMVAEELYQFLQENFESKD, from the exons ATGGCGTTCTCTGCTGCATTCTATACATGTTCACGACCTTCCCTTATTCTTTCCTGCAGAACCCATAAACCCAATTTCTCTCAGACTTCTTGCTTCCACAGAACCCTAACGGTTAGGGCTTCAACCACTTTGGACTACTCCAAGCTCTCTGTGGACGATAAAGCTTCAGCTCCATCAAAG ACCAATAGTTGGCAATGGAAATTCAAGGATAATTCTATTAACATATACTATGAGGAGTATGAAAAGGAGAGAAAGGGTCCTTGTAAGAATATCCTTATGATACCGACGATTTCTGATGTTAGCACAGTTGAAGAATGGAGAGCAGTAGCAAGTAATATTGTTCAGCAAGTTGGTAATGTTAATTGGCGAGCTACTATCGTAGATTGGCCTGGTCTAGGGTACTCTGATAGGCCAAAGATGGACTACACTGCTGATGTGATGGAGAAATTTCTGGTCGACTTCATCAATTCAGTTGATGGTCCTCTAAGTGGCTCAG AAAATGATCTTGTGGTATTTGGAGGAGGACATGCTGCCACTTTAACTATCCGTGCTGCAAAGCGGGGCGCAGTAAAACCTAAAGCGATAGCTGCTATTGCACCCACCTGGGCAGGTCCCCTTCCTATTGTGTTTGGTCGAGATTCTAGCATGGAAACAAG GTATGGACTGCTTAGAGGCACCTTAAGAGCCCCTGCTTTAGGCTGGATGATGTATAACATGCTTGTCAGCAATGAGAAATCAATTGAATCTCAATACAAATCCCACGTCTATTCAAATCCTGACAATGTGACTCCTGGAATTATTGAAAGTAGATATGCCCTAACCAAAAGGAAAGGTGCTCGCTACGCGCCTGCTGCTTTCTTGACCGGTCTTCTTGATGCTGTACAATCTCGAGAGGAATTTCTTGAACTCTTTGCTGATATGGCAAACAAAAAGATACCGGTAGTTGTGGTGTCCACTAAAGGATCTCCAAAGAGGTCAAAAGCAGAGATGGAGGCTCTCAGGGAAGCCAAGGGAGTTAGTAAGTTTGTTGAGGTACCAGGCGCTCTTCTTCCGCAAGAGGAGTATCCTGCTATGGTTGCTGAGGAGCTTTACCAGTTCTTGCAAGAAAACTTTGAATCCAAAGATTAG